In Scatophagus argus isolate fScaArg1 chromosome 5, fScaArg1.pri, whole genome shotgun sequence, a genomic segment contains:
- the LOC124059338 gene encoding LOW QUALITY PROTEIN: SH2B adapter protein 2 (The sequence of the model RefSeq protein was modified relative to this genomic sequence to represent the inferred CDS: deleted 1 base in 1 codon) — protein sequence MNGAVVPGSPELSSSCPLPDWREFCELHARASAADFADKFQRFLSENPCYDSPGADVSFSQHFAHHFVECFSAALTQARENQASSPGEDGSNAAPKYSIVPFLGIQGCPLSYGHDLYQRRKDAGASSESLDSMDSGGGGIDGGGGGTTASRGPQPAHKVSALGQSRSSEDVSVSHPKARFKKGFSLRNMSLCVVDGVKEMWHRRASPEPDGPSGARKANGGGGGGGEEEEEGGGEAAVGEKWSQKLRLPRGSQGHKAEMLEIQREGALRYMVADDTNCMGAAQWQKCRLLLRKTKREEGGEKFLLEFYVPPKSSKPKVSIPLSAIVEVRTTMPLEMPDKDNTFVLKVENGGEYILETIDSLQKNSWVADIQDCIDPGDSGDDIELASCPHGQASKDCSMVASCSCELLSEGVYRAPERSCPTAAEHYSAPSVRCREPPFTQHPSHMPLERFLQSPEAQGSNSSGSGSEGTKESDGDASLAGYPWFHGTLSRVRAAQLVLAGGTRSHGLFVIRQSETRPGEYVLTFNFQGKAKHLRLSVNENGQCHVHHLWFHTVSDMLRHFHAHPIPLESGGSADITLRSYVQVQRNSTADVTVPPVLTPPREAGCRTDSVQPALHPPGITANAGPPPDVPLSSSTSSSPTALPSLSRSDPGTGGGVGGGLQSRSNSSERLLEASSGTSEDYHDADGTRRARAVENQYSFY from the exons ATGAACGGAGCGGTGGTGCCCGGTAGCCCGGAGCTCTCCTCCTCGTGCCCACTGCCTGACTGGCGAGAGTTCTGTGAGCTCCATGCTCGAGCCTCTGCTGCAGACTTTGCTGACAAGTTCCAGCGCTTCCTATCGGAGAACCCGTGCTATGACTCGCCTGGCGCCGATGTGAGCTTCTCACAGCACTTTGCCCATCACTTTGTGGAGTGTTTCTCTGCAGCACTGACGCAGGCTCGGGAGAACCAAGCGTCTTCACCGGGGGAGGACGGCTCCAACGCAGCGCCAAAGTACAGCATTGTCCCTTTCCTGGGAATCCAGGGCTGTCCACTCTCCTACGGTCACGACCTTTACCAGAGACGCAAGGACGCCGGGGCTTCAAGTGAATCCTTGGACAGTATGGACAGTGGAGGGGGAGGCATAGATGGGGGAGGCGGTGGCACCACCGCCTCTCGAGGCCCCCAGCCGGCCCACAAGGTGTCTGCTCTGGGACAGTCTCGCAGCTCAGAGGACGTTTCAGTCAGTCACCCAAAGGCTCGCTTCAAGAAGGGCTTCTCGCTGAGGAACATGAGCCTGTGTGTGGTGGATGGAGTTAAGGAGATGTGGCACAGACGAGCCTCCCCTGAACCTGATGGTCCCTCTGGAGCCAGGAAGGCcaatgggggaggaggagggggagga gaggaggaggaggagggggggggggaggcTGCAGTGGGTGAGAAGTGGTCCCAAAAACTGCGGCTTCCCAGGGGTTCCCAGGGCCACAAGGCTGAGATGCTGGAAATCCAGAGGGAGGGAGCGCTGAGGTACATGGTGGCTGATGACACTAACTGTATGGGCGCTGCACAGTGGCAGAAGTGCCGTCTGCTACTGAGGAAGAcgaagagggaggaaggaggcgAGAAGTTCCTGCTGGAGTTCTATGTTCCACCCAAG TCCTCAAAGCCTAAAGTGAGCATCCCTCTGTCGGCTATCGTGGAGGTGAGGACCACCATGCCGCTGGAGATGCCTGACAAGGACAACACTTTTGTTCTTAAG GTGGAAAATGGGGGAGAGTACATCCTGGAAACCATCGACTCGCTACAGAAAAACTCCTGGGTTGCTGACATTCAGGACTGCATAGACCCTGG TGACAGCGGCGATGACATCGAGCTGGCGTCGTGTCCTCATGGTCAGGCCTCCAAAGACTGCTCCATGGTGGCCTCTTGCAgctgtgagctgctgtctgagG GTGTGTATCGTGCTCCAGAAAGGTCGTGTCCTACAGCAGCGGAGCATTACAGCGCCCCCTCAGTCCGTTGCAGGGAACCCCCCTTCACTCAGCACCCATCCCACATGCCTTTAGAGCGCTTCCTCCAGTCCCCAGAGGCCCAGGGCTCCAACTCTTCTGGCA GTGGCAGTGAAGGAACGAAGGAGTCAGATGGCGATGCCAGCCTGGCAGGCTACCCATGGTTCCACGGTACACTGTCCCGCGTGCGTGCGGCTCAGTTGGTGCTTGCGGGAGGGACCAGGAGCCACGGGCTCTTTGTGATTCGTCAGAGCGAGACGCGGCCTGGCGAGTACGTCCTCACCTTCAACTTTCAGGGCAAAGCTAAG CATTTGCGTTTGTCAGTGAATGAGAACGGGCAGTGCCACGTCCACCACTTGTGGTTCCACACCGTGTCGGACATGTTGAGACACTTCCACGCCCACCCCATCCCCCTCGAGTCTGGAGGCTCTGCTGACATCACACTGCGCTCCTATGTACAAGTGCAGCGAAACTCCACTGCAG ATGTGACTGTGCCTCCGGTCCTCACCCCACCCAGGGAGGCGGGCTGCCGGACAGATTCAGTCCAGCCAGCACTCCACCCTCCTGGGATCACAGCAAATGCAGGACCTCCCCCTGATGTCCCGCTATCCTCGAGCACCTCCTCTTCACCCACCgctcttccctccctctcccgcAGTGATCCAGGTActggaggaggagtaggaggggGGTTACAGAGCAGGAGCAACAGCTCTGAGCGCCTGCTGGAGGCCTCTAGTGGTACATCTGAGGACTATCACGATGCTGATGGGACTCGCAGGGCCCGAGCAGTGGAGAACCAGTACTCTTTCTACTAA
- the dnajc30b gene encoding dnaJ (Hsp40) homolog, subfamily C, member 30b produces the protein MAEVGQRLGIAACRLSALRNRHGRPVCAGESPEPLLVNCTFTESRRRDETTKDPRRPVAKRRATQRNSAKLPRVGASESQQANGTLCCAVSLELDPSRFIGFVQTRESLQAYKTALYLSARLQPMLQEKLLPGRMTSWTRRAVSIHPDNNFSCPQQVRAFCTVVFFLAEQDSERPGPGLRQRCLKLHHDSLQIATTSRSYSWRSDSSSKEAPPLYRSRTAYYDILRVSPSATQSQIKTAYYKQSFIYHPDKNPGNEEATKCFSEISEAYTVLGNISLRRKYDHGILSQSDFQSAGRPSSKETTSRSTGSPQQKYQQRVRQFSQTGGKTMFDFDAFYQAHYGEQLRRERNLRAWRQYMQEQKEKDAKKWKHAKMLEMAVVMLLSMAGLIFFGLNKP, from the coding sequence ATGGCAGAGGTCGGTCAGCGGCTGGGGATCGCGGCCTGTCGTCTCTCGGCTCTCAGAAACAGACATGGACGACCGGTGTGCGCTGGAGAAAGTCCCGAACCCCTGCTAGTTAACTGCACCTTCACTGAGAGTCGGAGAAGAGATGAAACCACAAAGGATCCACGTCGGCCCGTGGCAAAAAGAAGAGCAACACAACGCAACTCAGCAAAACTTCCCAGAGTGGGAGCAAGTGAAAGTCAACAGGCAAATGGGACTTTATGTTGTGCCGTTTCTTTGGAGTTGGATCCATCCCGTTTTATTGGCTTTGTTCAAACCAGAGAAAGCCTGCAAGCTTATAAAACAGCCCTGTACCTCTCTGCAAGATTGCAGCCTATGCTCCAGGAGAAGCTGCTGCCTGGCAGGATGACGTCCTGGACCAGAAGAGCTGTTTCCATCCACCCTGACAACAACTTCAGCTGCCCTCAGCAGGTCAGAGCTTTCTGTACAGTCGTCTTCTTTCTGGCAGAGCAGGACTCAGAGAGACCAGGTCCTGGACTGAGACAGAGGTGTCTGAAACTGCATCACGATTCTCTGCAAATAGCTACAACTAGTAGAAGCTACAGCTGGAGGAGTGACAGCAGCTCAAAAGAGGCTCCTCCACTGTACAGAAGCAGGACGGCCTATTATGACATCCTCAGAGTGTCACCCAGTGCCACACAGTCCCAGATCAAGACGGCCTACTATAAACAGTCCTTCATCTACCACCCTGACAAGAACCCGGGTAATGAGGAGGCCACCAAGTGCTTCTCTGAGATCAGCGAGGCCTACACAGTGCTGGGAAATATCAGCCTGAGGAGGAAGTACGACCACGGCATTCTGAGCCAGTCAGATTTTCAAAGTGCAGGGAGACCATCCTCCAAAGAGACCACGAGCAGATCTACAGGCTCCCCGCAGCAGAAGTATCAACAGAGAGTCAGGCAGTTCTCCCAAACTGGGGGGAAGACCATGTTTGATTTTGATGCCTTTTATCAGGCTCACTACGGTGAGCAGCTGCGGAGGGAGAGAAACCTGAGAGCCTGGAGGCAGTACAtgcaggagcagaaggagaaagatgCTAAAAAGTGGAAGCATGCTAAAATGTTAGAGATGGCTGTAGTGATGCTGCTGTCCATGGCAGGCCTAATTTTTTTTGGTCTCAATAAGCCCTGA